ATTGTTTTTTCCTCTTGCCAACCAAGGTGTAGCAATAAGATTTCCTTCTGAATCTAATGGACTGTCATATTGTGTAATCAATTGCCCGTCAAATCGCGGTCCCCATTGATCATAATCAGCATCATTGATTCCGCCTCCTTTACCATCTTTAAAAGCATATTGCCCATAAGATCCAGGACCATAAGACGATTGTGTGTTAGGAATTGCATTAAAACCAGATTGAAATAAGGAATTATGATTGTATTCTACTACAAAACCTTTCCCGTTTTTTGTCCCTCTTTTTGTAGTAATTTGTATAGCTCCGTTTCCTCCCACAGAACCGTATAATGCAGCCGCATTTGCTCCTTTTAGTACGTTAATACTTTCTATATCATCCGGACTGATGTTATAGGTGTCAGTACCTAACGGAACACCATCAACAACCACAAGTGGATTTTTTCCGCGTAAATATAATTTTGGACTACTAAAAAATTCTGATGAAGCCGCTACAGTCAAACCAGATACTTTACCCGAAAGTGAATTCATAACATTCGCATCTCTTCCTTTGGCTAAATTCCCTTCCACTTCTTGAACGGAATATCCTAATTTCTTTTTTTCTTTCTTGATTCCCAAGGCAGTTACCACTACTTCATCTAAATTTTGAGAATCTGAAATCAAAACAATCACTGCTGTTTTTTTATTAGCCGGATTAAAATCAACCGACAAATACCCCATGTAAGAAACCGTAAGAATCTCGTCTCCCTTTGGTAAATCAATTTCAAAGTTACCATTCATGTCCGTGCCTACTCCAGTAGTTTTTCCTTTAATAAGGACTGTTGCGCCTGGCAGTGATACATTTTGTTCATCAACCACCTTACCCTTAAACGGGGTTGTTTGTGCAAAAATTAATGATGTCGTCAACATCAATAATAAATTCATTACAGTTTTCAAGTTTTTCATCAGATAATTAAATAGTTACTATTAGTAAATTTTACATCGCAAATTTGATGATTTATTTTACTATTAGTCAACTTTTCAATTTTAAGAAATCTTTAACATGAGTTCATTATTTCATCAATTAAATGTTATCTAATGTCAAAAAAAGGTTTACAAAATTGAAAATAGCATACGATAAAATGGAAATAAACCAGCCAAACAAAATCATTCCTGATCGAAATAATCTTGTTTGGCTGGCGGTAAAGCAGGAATAATGATCAGACAGGTACTACTGTTTTTTCTCCCTGTTTTCTAAACGGTTCGCATCTTGTTCTTTACTGTCCCGAAACATATCTTCAACATTATCAATTTTTGGAGACTCTTTGAGCGCTTTCCAATTGAATTTTTCATCAAATGGATCGAGTGCTTTTTGAGGATTAAAAATTCTGGAATCAACATCCAATGCATTGTATGGCGCATAATTGGGTTTAGTGGTAAAAAGAGCACTCAAATCAGTTGCTCCGGCATCATATTGATTTAAATACGGCATTCCCAGAATATTCCAAAACGTTTTAAACAAACTGCCAAAACTGTAGTGTTGATGCCCTACATAATCTCTTTTTACCCAAGGAGAAATAACCATCAATATACTGCGATGCGCATCAACATGATCGACTCCGTTTTGCGCATCATCTTCGGTGATGACAATCAACATATTTTTCCAATACGGCGTATGAGATAAATATTCTACAATTCGGCCTACAGCCAAATCATTATCGGCCATATAGCTTTCTCTAAAAGGATATCCGGCTTCAGGACGATCATCAGCGCCATGATCATTCGGAATAATAACCGTAGAAAATGGCGGCATAACTCCTTTGCCGTTCATCCATTTAGTATTAAATTCTTTGATGAACTGATCTATCCTAAATTGATCAGGTATAGCGGTATTATAAGTCGGATACATTTTTGAAGTCCTTTCGAATAAAGGTTCAGGCATTGGAAAATTAACATATTGTTGGATACCCGTGTATTTAAATTCAGCTTTGTATAAAGCCGGTTCAAACATAATGCTGAAACCAAAATTATAGAAGTCTACGGTATGACGGGCCAAATGATCCCACATCGACCCTGCTTCATTATAATCCTCCGGATAAATAGCTCCCGCTGCTCCATTCATCCCAAAAACTCCGGGTGCTTTTGAGTCTTCTTTAAACTCACGGTTACCGCCATAACTGGCTGCTGTGGCAGTTTCGCACCATTCGTTAGGATAGGTATTGGTTAACCAACGGTGACCATCGGCTGAAACATCAGCATCTACATAAAAATTATCCGAAATACTAAATTGTCTGGCCAAAGCCAAATGGTTCGGCATAACTGTAGTATTCGCAATAGAATCCGTCTTTTTTCGGTTCGAAAAGGAAGCATTTTCACCATAACGTGCTAAGGTTGAATCTCCGTTACCTTTCTTTAATTGTCCAAAAACTTCATCATAAGTTCTGTTCTCTTTGGAGATAAACACAATATGCTTTATCGGACTTTCTTGCGCTCCGGGATACAACGGAATGGGATTATTTGCTCTGCTTTTAAAAACAGAATCCGTTACATTTGTGAATTGAAAGTTATTGGCAACCACCTGTTGGGTCATCTCCTGCAATTGTTCGTCTTTTGGGATTGTAACAATTTGAACCGTTCCTTTCATCAAAGAGCCAATGTAACTTCCTTCTGAACCCAACTGAAAAGCTGCTCCGCCATTAGGACCACTTCCAAATCCTTTGGCATTGGCAATAATCAGTTTTTCGCCGTCCTTACTGACTTCGATTTTAGAAGGAAACCAAGCCGTTGGGATATGTCCCAAAACTTTTTGATCCGCTACAGTAATAACACCCACGGCATTTATTCCGGATTCCGCAACATACAAGCGCTTTTGATCAGGGCTCAAAGCCAAACCAAAAGGGATTACACCTCGAAATTGCTTTACTCTGCTATCGGGTTTCAACGCAATGGTATTAACCACGGCATCTTTGGAGATAGAAATAACCGAAATATTATCATTGGTTCCATTACTGACAAAAACATAATCGTATGTCGCTACAATTGAGTTGGGACTGGAACCACCTACGGCAGGAATCCCTTCTACCAATGCACCTACTAAATGTCCAGTTTTAATTTTGGCAGTAACTTTTGGCTGTAAAGCATCTTCAAGATTGATGGCAAATACCGAAAAAGCTTCTGCCGCATTCAGTTCACCTAAACCTTTAATGGCTATAGAATCATTTTGGATTCCCGTTTGCATTTCTTTCGAACCATAGGCAAAAGCCGGATAACCAACTGATTTTATCTTAGCCTCTTTTTCGTTACTTTCTTTTATATAAGAATATTCAAACATGCCCACATTAGCAACATATACCTTTTTTTCGTCTGGTGACAAACAAATTCCAAACGGATAGCGCCCTACAGGAACAGAATGCATCAGCTTTTTGGTTTCGGTATTCAGAATTACCATCCTGAAACCTATTTGATCCACCGCATACAAGGTTTTCCCATCTTTAGACAACTTCATATCACCAATATAACCATGACGATAATCAATAGATTCAGTACTGAAAGCACAATCTATAGAGTCTCTTTTTATTCCGGTTTGGGCATCAAATAAATATACTTTATTCTCTTGTCCGCCGGCAACATATATCGTTTTATTATCCGGAGCAATTGCTAAACCCATAAATACTGATGCCAATACGCCTTTATCTGTTGCTGGTCCGGGAGGAACTTGTTGCACATCGGGATGCTCCGATAAAAGATCCCGAATAATGGTAATCGATAAAGGATTCGTTCCTGAATTAGCCGTAACTGCAATTGTACCGTTCGGACTTAAAGTCAATCCGTAAGGATGCGGAGCGGTACTAATGTTTTTACCGGCTGGCGTAATAAAACGACCGTTGGGAATGACCGTTTTTCCGGTTTTATCAATTTT
This region of Flavobacterium lacustre genomic DNA includes:
- a CDS encoding bifunctional YncE family protein/alkaline phosphatase family protein; the protein is MKTSLRFLLLLLLFAACSVKNTTLSTKPLWVISSPSGEQLTKIDKTGKTVIPNGRFITPAGKNISTAPHPYGLTLSPNGTIAVTANSGTNPLSITIIRDLLSEHPDVQQVPPGPATDKGVLASVFMGLAIAPDNKTIYVAGGQENKVYLFDAQTGIKRDSIDCAFSTESIDYRHGYIGDMKLSKDGKTLYAVDQIGFRMVILNTETKKLMHSVPVGRYPFGICLSPDEKKVYVANVGMFEYSYIKESNEKEAKIKSVGYPAFAYGSKEMQTGIQNDSIAIKGLGELNAAEAFSVFAINLEDALQPKVTAKIKTGHLVGALVEGIPAVGGSSPNSIVATYDYVFVSNGTNDNISVISISKDAVVNTIALKPDSRVKQFRGVIPFGLALSPDQKRLYVAESGINAVGVITVADQKVLGHIPTAWFPSKIEVSKDGEKLIIANAKGFGSGPNGGAAFQLGSEGSYIGSLMKGTVQIVTIPKDEQLQEMTQQVVANNFQFTNVTDSVFKSRANNPIPLYPGAQESPIKHIVFISKENRTYDEVFGQLKKGNGDSTLARYGENASFSNRKKTDSIANTTVMPNHLALARQFSISDNFYVDADVSADGHRWLTNTYPNEWCETATAASYGGNREFKEDSKAPGVFGMNGAAGAIYPEDYNEAGSMWDHLARHTVDFYNFGFSIMFEPALYKAEFKYTGIQQYVNFPMPEPLFERTSKMYPTYNTAIPDQFRIDQFIKEFNTKWMNGKGVMPPFSTVIIPNDHGADDRPEAGYPFRESYMADNDLAVGRIVEYLSHTPYWKNMLIVITEDDAQNGVDHVDAHRSILMVISPWVKRDYVGHQHYSFGSLFKTFWNILGMPYLNQYDAGATDLSALFTTKPNYAPYNALDVDSRIFNPQKALDPFDEKFNWKALKESPKIDNVEDMFRDSKEQDANRLENREKKQ